In Osmia lignaria lignaria isolate PbOS001 chromosome 5, iyOsmLign1, whole genome shotgun sequence, a single genomic region encodes these proteins:
- the CPR3 gene encoding cuticular protein 3 produces the protein MHVCNTGDLTQVWVQGIARLLLPNDTKPSTVIAHIKVRGILPRGISLLAILVQTNMAGKLVVFLGLAVLSKGAVVPAVPVPSAPVVAAVPTARLEELDAPAQYSFAYDVQDAVTGDSKAQYETRNGDVVQGSYSLIEADGTRRIVEYTADPINGFNAVVSREPATAVAAIAAPVLPYAPAIAPSAGVAPVLPAAAAPAPAVPASGPDSDVEVVEARSGPLVAAMPTSRDQQLRQQQEQQLQQLRELEKQQQEQLQQLQQRSRQQLQRQIQQRQQQQRIQQEQEKKQEGQEEQQQQQGVPVRAFATPVQVAPKAQRLVGPSPVRAVASYTTYPNAYAYTAAYSSPLAYASPLGGLTYAPATALL, from the exons ATGCATGTGTGTAATACGGGTGACTTAACGCAAGTTTGGGTGCAAGGAATAGCTCGGTTATTGTTACCGAATGACACGAAACCATCGACGGTCATCGCGCATATAAAAGTACGAGGAATCTTACCCCGAGGCATCAGTCTCCTGGCGATCCTCGTGCAAACAAACATGGCTGGAAAG CTCGTCGTATTCTTAGGCTTGGCGGTCCTTTCAAAGGGGGCGGTGGTACCAGCGGTACCAGTGCCGTCTGCTCCTGTCGTGGCGGCTGTACCAACGGCGAGACTCGAGGAATTAGATGCACCGGCTCAGTACAGTTTCGCTTACGACGTCCAGGATGCTGTAACCGGTGATTCGAAGGCCCAATACGAGACCAGAAACGGCGACGTGGTGCAGGGTAGCTACAGCTTGATCGAGGCTGACGGTACCCGGCGCATCGTCGAGTACACGGCGGACCCTATAAACGGATTTAACGCTGTAGTCAGTCGGGAACCAGCGACCGCGGTCGCCGCAATCGCCGCGCCTGTCTTACCATACGCACCTGCCATCGCACCTTCTGCCGGAGTTGCACCTGTTTTGCCCGCTGCAGCTGCACCAGCGCCGGCTGTTCCGGCCAGTGGCCCGGACTCCGACGTGGAAGTTGTCGAGGCTAGATCCGGTCCTCTCGTCGCGGCTATGCCGACCAGTCGGGACCAACAGCTCCGTCAACAGCAAGAGCAGCAACTGCAACAGCTCAGAGAACTTGAGAAGCAACAGCAGGAACAGCTGCAACAATTGCAGCAAAGATCTAGACAGCAGCTGCAGCGACAGATTCAACAACGCCAACAGCAGCAGAGGATACAGCAAGAACAGGAGAAGAAACAAGAGGGACAGGAagagcaacagcaacagcaaggAGTGCCAGTGAGAGCTTTCGCTACACCTGTCCAGGTAGCACCGAAAGCTCAACGACTGGTAGGCCCGTCGCCTGTTAGAGCGGTCGCAAGTTACACGACGTACCCGAATGCTTACGCCTACACCGCTGCTTATTCCTCGCCTTTGGCTTATGCATCGCCCCTCGGCGGTCTTACCTACGCCCCCGCCACCGCCCTCCTTTaa
- the LOC117604912 gene encoding larval cuticle protein A3A-like yields MAFKFIAFATLVAAANAGILREAPLSYAPAAPLTYTHAAPFAYSAPVAVAAPVAKTVVAAPVAKAVVAKTVDADYDPHPQYSYAYDVHDSLTGDAKSQQESRDGDVVQGSYSLLEADGTRRIVDYTADPVNGFNAVVRKEAAAAAPIVAAAPVAKIAAAPVAYAAPFAKIAAAPAVAYAAPVAKYAAAPVAYAAPAHAYIH; encoded by the exons ATGGCCTTCAAG TTTATCGCCTTCGCCACCCTGGTAGCAGCCGCCAATGCCGGGATCTTACGGGAAGCTCCTCTGTCCTACGCCCCCGCCGCTCCCTTAACTTACACCCATGCCGCTCCATTCGCTTACTCTGCGCCAGTTGCCGTGGCAGCCCCCGTCGCCAAGACAGTGGTCGCGGCTCCAGTGGCTAAGGCTGTGGTTGCCAAGACCGTGGACGCCGACTACGACCCTCATCCCCAATACAGCTACGCCTACGACGTGCACGACAGCCTGACCGGCGACGCCAAGAGCCAACAGGAGAGCCGCGACGGAGACGTAGTCCAGGGTAGCTACTCCCTCCTGGAAGCTGATGGAACTAGACGCATCGTCGACTACACCGCCGACCCCGTCAACGGATTCAACGCCGTCGTTCGCAAAGAAGCTGCCGCCGCCGCTCCTATCGTTGCTGCCGCACCTGTAGCCAAGATCGCCGCTGCTCCAGTTGCCTATGCTGCACCCTTTGCCAAGATCGCAGCTGCCCCAGCTGTGGCCTACGCTGCTCCAGTCGCGAAATACGCCGCTGCCCCCGTTGCTTATGCTGCCCCAGCCCACGCTTACATCCACTGA
- the CPR2 gene encoding cuticular protein 2, translated as MVSKFIAFAAFVAAANAGILREAPLTYAPAAHLSYAHAAPLAYSAPVAVAPVAKTLVAAPVAKAVVAKTVDADYDPHPQYSYAYDVHDSLTGDAKSQQESRDGDVVQGSYSLIEPDGTKRTVDYTADPVNGFNAVVRKEPAAVAVKAVAHAAPLTYAASAPVLAAPVAKYAAPIAHAPAVYAAKVAAPVAVAHAAPYAVAHAAPYAVAHAAPYAVAHAAPIGYSAHPVSYAKYAAAPALTYAQPHYL; from the exons ATGGTCTCCAAG TTCATCGCCTTCGCCGCGTTCGTGGCCGCCGCCAACGCCGGAATCCTGCGGGAAGCCCCTTTGACCTACGCACCTGCTGCACACTTATCCTACGCTCATGCCGCCCCATTGGCTTACTCTGCGCCAGTTGCTGTAGCTCCCGTGGCCAAGACGTTAGTCGCGGCTCCAGTGGCTAAGGCCGTCGTTGCCAAGACTGTGGACGCTGACTACGACCCTCATCCCCAATACAGCTACGCCTACGACGTGCACGATAGCCTGACCGGTGACGCCAAGAGCCAACAAGAGAGCCGCGACGGAGACGTGGTCCAGGGCAGCTACTCTCTCATCGAACCCGACGGCACCAAGCGCACCGTCGACTACACCGCTGACCCAGTCAACGGATTCAACGCGGTAGTCCGCAAGGAGCCAGCAGCCGTTGCCGTGAAAGCCGTCGCCCATGCCGCACCCTTGACCTATGCCGCTTCTGCGCCAGTTCTTGCCGCTCCAGTCGCCAAGTATGCCGCCCCCATCGCACACGCTCCAGCAGTATACGCCGCCAAAGTAGCCGCACCAGTTGCCGTTGCCCATGCCGCCCCATACGCCGTTGCCCATGCCGCCCCATACGCCGTTGCCCATGCTGCCCCATACGCCGTCGCTCACGCAGCACCCATCGGCTATTCCGCTCACCCCGTCTCGTACGCCAAGTACGCCGCTGCCCCGGCCCTGACCTACGCTCAACCTCACTATTTGTAA